One genomic region from Nymphaea colorata isolate Beijing-Zhang1983 chromosome 12, ASM883128v2, whole genome shotgun sequence encodes:
- the LOC116265533 gene encoding proteasome subunit beta type-2-B-like — MECVFGLVGDGFAVIAADTSAVNSILVHKSNEDKIMILDSHKLMGASGESGDRVQFTEYIQKNVHLYQFRNGIPLTTAAAANFTRGELATALRKNPYFVNILLAGYDKEIGPSLYYIDYIATLHKIQKGAFGYGSYFCLSMMDRHYHSGMSVEEAVDLIDKCIMEIRSRLVVAPPNFVIKIVDKDGAWEYAWRETIKDAGVAAA; from the exons ATGGAGTGTGTGTTCGGGCTGGTGGGCGATGGGTTTGCGGTGATTGCCGCCGACACTTCGGCAGTGAACAGCATACTGGTACACAAGTCAAACGAGGACAAGATCATGATTCTTGATTCCCACAAACTCATGGGCGCTAGCGGCGAAAGCGGCGACAG GGTTCAATTTACTGAATACATCCAGAAGAACGTTCATCTCTACCAATTCCGCAACGGGATCCCTCTAACTACTGCAGCAGCAGCAAATTTCACCCGAGGCGAGCTCGCTACTGCACTGAGAAAG AATCCATACTTCGTAAATATTCTTCTTGCTGGATATGACAAAGAAATTGGCCCATCTCTGTATTATATCGACTACATTGCCACTCTCCACAAGATCCAGAAAGGTGCATTTGGTTACGGTTCCTATTTCTGCCTGTCAATGATGGACAGACACTATCACAGTGGCATGTCCGTGGAGGAGGCTGTTGACCTCATAGACAAGTGCATAATGGAGATTAGGTCGAGACTGGTTGTCGCCCCACCTAATTTTGTGATCAAGATTGTGGATAAAGATGGAGCATGGGAGTATGCCTGGCGTGAAACCATCAAAGATGCAGGTGTTGCTGCTGCTTAA